One window of the Hoplias malabaricus isolate fHopMal1 chromosome Y, fHopMal1.hap1, whole genome shotgun sequence genome contains the following:
- the LOC136678098 gene encoding transgelin-like isoform X2, with protein sequence MANKGPSYGLSRQVQDKIDKKYDPDLEGRLVEWIMAQLGSGVGKPAEGKQGFQDWLKDGCVLSELINSLHDGEKPIKKIQSSTMAFKQMEQISQFLRAAETYGVTKTDIFQTVDLWEGKDLAAVQRTLMALGSIAVTKDDGTFRGNPDWFFKKAQENPRDFSDDQMKSGKHVIGLQMGSNKGASQAGMTGYGRPRQIINN encoded by the exons ATGGCCAACAAAGGTCCATCCTATGGGCTGAGTCGCCAGGTCCAGGATAAGATTGATAAGAAGTACGACCCTGACTTGGAAGGGCGTCTTGTGGAGTGGATCATGGCCCAGTTAGGTTCTGGAGTGGGCAAACCTGCAGAGGGCAAGCAGGGCTTCCAGGATTGGCTGAAagatggatgt GTCTTAAGCGAGCTCATCAACAGTCTCCATGATGGGGAAAAGCCAATAAAGAAGATCCAAAGCTCAACTATGGCCTTTAAACAGATGGAGCAGATTTCTCAGTTCCTGAGAGCAGCAGAGACATACGGCGTGACCAAAACTGACATTTTTCAGACCGTCGATCTCTGGGAAG GAAAAGACTTGGCTGCGGTGCAGAGAACACTGATGGCCCTTGGAAGCATTGCTGTCACGAAGGACGACGGAACTTTCCGTGGAAACCCCGACTGGTTCTTCAA GAAAGCTCAAGAGAACCCTCGGGATTTCTCCGACGACCAGATGAAGTCAGGAAAGCATGTTATCGGCCTGCAGATGGGCTCCAACAAAGGGGCATCCCAAGCTGGAATGACAGGCTATGGTAGACCCAGGCAGATCATAAACAACTGA
- the LOC136678098 gene encoding transgelin-like isoform X1 yields the protein MAAQGTPGMANKGPSYGLSRQVQDKIDKKYDPDLEGRLVEWIMAQLGSGVGKPAEGKQGFQDWLKDGCVLSELINSLHDGEKPIKKIQSSTMAFKQMEQISQFLRAAETYGVTKTDIFQTVDLWEGKDLAAVQRTLMALGSIAVTKDDGTFRGNPDWFFKKAQENPRDFSDDQMKSGKHVIGLQMGSNKGASQAGMTGYGRPRQIINN from the exons ATGGCAGCACAG GGAACTCCAGGCATGGCCAACAAAGGTCCATCCTATGGGCTGAGTCGCCAGGTCCAGGATAAGATTGATAAGAAGTACGACCCTGACTTGGAAGGGCGTCTTGTGGAGTGGATCATGGCCCAGTTAGGTTCTGGAGTGGGCAAACCTGCAGAGGGCAAGCAGGGCTTCCAGGATTGGCTGAAagatggatgt GTCTTAAGCGAGCTCATCAACAGTCTCCATGATGGGGAAAAGCCAATAAAGAAGATCCAAAGCTCAACTATGGCCTTTAAACAGATGGAGCAGATTTCTCAGTTCCTGAGAGCAGCAGAGACATACGGCGTGACCAAAACTGACATTTTTCAGACCGTCGATCTCTGGGAAG GAAAAGACTTGGCTGCGGTGCAGAGAACACTGATGGCCCTTGGAAGCATTGCTGTCACGAAGGACGACGGAACTTTCCGTGGAAACCCCGACTGGTTCTTCAA GAAAGCTCAAGAGAACCCTCGGGATTTCTCCGACGACCAGATGAAGTCAGGAAAGCATGTTATCGGCCTGCAGATGGGCTCCAACAAAGGGGCATCCCAAGCTGGAATGACAGGCTATGGTAGACCCAGGCAGATCATAAACAACTGA